Proteins from a genomic interval of Oncorhynchus clarkii lewisi isolate Uvic-CL-2024 chromosome 15, UVic_Ocla_1.0, whole genome shotgun sequence:
- the LOC139367206 gene encoding atypical chemokine receptor 4b, producing the protein MEMDEEDYNYDFGNSSSNDSDDYDDYHSVCDKAAVRSFGRLFLPVVYGLALVVGVAGNALVVVVYASPRRLRTLTDVCILNLAVADLLLLFTLPFWAADAVHGWQIDVAACKLTSFLYTTNFSCGMLLLACISVDRYRALAHNAGGRAGSGPRARRQWILVCVVVWTTAICLGLPDMVFFTVKNTSHRLACTAIYPSSMARPAKAALELLEVLLSFLLPFLVMVVCYCLVGRALVRVGAGVRREKRWRALRVLLAVVGVFLFTQLPYNLVKLWRTLDVIYGLVTDCDLSKGLDQALQVTESLALTHCCINPMLYTFIGSSFRGYVLRVAKSLGQRLGGRMRGGRHGNEEPAVEISLNTHNSAGHTHSHSVSEDEDTSTFTI; encoded by the coding sequence ATGGAGATGGATGAAGAGGACTACAACTACGACTTTGGGAACTCCAGCTCCAACGACAGTGACGACTACGATGACTACCACTCGGTGTGCGACAAAGCCGCGGTGCGTTCCTTTGGCCGTCTCTTCCTGCCCGTGGTCTATGGCTTGGCCCTGGTGGTGGGCGTGGCGGGCAACGCCCTAGTCGTGGTGGTGTACGCGTCGCCGCGGCGACTGCGGACGCTGACGGACGTGTGCATCCTGAATCTCGCTGTGGCTGATTTACTCCTCCTCTTCACGCTGCCCTTCTGGGCAGCTGATGCCGTGCACGGCTGGCAGATTGACGTGGCCGCCTGCAAGCTCACCTCCTTCCTCTACACCACCAACTTCAGCTGCGGTATGCTGCTGCTAGCCTGTATTAGTGTGGACCGATATCGGGCACTGGCACACAATGCTGGAGGCCGGGCTGGGAGTGGCCCACGGGCCAGGAGACAATGGATATTAGTGTGTGTCGTTGTGTGGACCACAGCTATTTGCTTGGGCCTGCCTGACATGGTGTTCTTCACGGTGAAGAACACATCCCACCGGCTGGCTTGCACAGCCATCTACCCCAGCAGCATGGCACGACCGGCCAAGGCTGCCTTGGAGCTGCTGGAGGTGCTGCTGAGCTTCCTGCTGCCTTTCCTGGTAATGGTGGTGTGTTACTGCTTGGTTGGCCGGGCGCTGGTTAGGGTCGGAGCCGGGGTGCGCAGGGAGAAGAGGTGGCGGGCCCTGCGGGTGCTGCTGGCCGTGGTGGGGGTGTTCCTGTTTACCCAGCTGCCCTACAACCTGGTGAAGCTGTGGCGGACGCTGGACGTCATCTACGGCCTGGTGACCGACTGTGACCTCAGTAAAGGTCTGGACCAGGCTCTCCAGGTGACGGAGAGCCTGGCGCTCACACACTGCTGCATCAACCCAATGCTCTACACCTTCATAGGCTCCTCCTTCAGAGGGTACGTCCTCAGGGTCGCCAAGAGCCTAGGACAGCGCCTCGGGGGGAGAATGCGCGGTGGTCGCCATGGCAACGAGGAGCCTGCTGTGGAGATCTCGCTCAATACACACAATTCCGCcgggcacacacactcacactctgttTCGGAGGACGAGGACACCAGCACCTTCACCATCTAA